Part of the Impatiens glandulifera chromosome 8, dImpGla2.1, whole genome shotgun sequence genome is shown below.
CCTTTCCCTTTCTAGTAAATAAGAAGAGGTATCACATTTATTTCAGATATGaaatttcttttccttttctgtttaatttgtattagatgtttgtttgatttggtgaAAGTCTTATGTCTATATCTAATTacttgaaaattgaaatatttttagataatttattattattatttttaatgttaagaAGCTATCATAAGCATtaccctatatatatatatatattaaaagatatttaaatattatacactaattaaataattatatatatgttttatttgaaaacactttttaaattttatttttcatatgatGCTGAGACATTAAAAATCTATCGTATTTGAGTTgtctttctaatttttttttgtgcactatctagtttgagagaaatcgttGAACTTTAaatgatcgtagtcgttcgATTCGTATTATTCATAAAAGAAGTGATAGGGGAGGAAATTTAGGAGAGAAAATGGAGGAAGGACTTGTCACTAGAAAAAGGATAAAGAGTGAGAATAGAGAGAATAtagagaaaatttattattttttcaacaaattagATTGCACATCATTCATTTTCAcaaattctctctcccaattatttatctattcataataatattattacaatgtTTTATGTAATTTCTGGAAAGTCAGTTTTCGAGtacttacgagctcgataacatATTGAGTACCGTTTTTTTTATCGTGTTATCCTCTAATtttgtgcttaaacgatttttttaatttttaatatacatggcctcttaaaaaaaatcttatattcaaaaataaaaaattaaaaaaaaaaacatttttacaattttaaacaattatgatAAAGAGAGTATCCAATCTTTAAAATCACAATTTATGAAAGTTGGCAACCATTAaccatacaaaaaaaaaaataccccTTTGAATGATATACTAGGAACCGTCCGATCAGAATATATCGAGAATCTCCATAATCAAACGGTTACAAAGCGGACAAGATCCACGGTTCACCCACAACTCTCTCGAACACACCCTACAAAAAGTATGTCCACACGGTATAAAAGCCGCACCTTTTTTTCTTCCCATGCACACGCAGCACACCGAATCACAACCCTCCGCCACCATATCCACACCGTCCGATTCCTCTATCAGTCTCATCAACGACACCCTCCTCGACGGCGGCGTCATAGGTTCCTCGACACCATCCTCACCGTCCGATTCTTCACCAGCTCGAATCTGCCGCTCCGCCGCCAACGCCGCCGCCAAGTTCATCACTGTCCTTGTCGGATTTTGACCGTTACAGAGAATCTCCGGGAAAGGAGGAGGATGACTCCGGCGAACGTCAACCGGTTCGATCTGAATCGGTGGAGGACCTTCTTCGATGATGGTGGTCCGAGTCCGACGTCTTCGGGTACCCCAGGTAGTCCCACAACATCCTATACCCATGAATTAAGgacaaatccaaatccaaatccaaagtTCAAATCTTGATGAGATGGGAAAGAAGGGATTGTTAGAGAGAGAGATTCTAGGGTTTATAATTATATGGGTTGTGTTTTGAAATGTTCATCGGCAGCTCCGCCATGAAATAAAGACTCGAgctttgaattaaaaaaaaaaaaaaacaagaatgaGACAAAATAGAAGACGAGAGAGAAAGAGACAggactattttaatttttggatAAGTAGctttaattagatatatatttctGATATGTTACATCAACCAATTTGgactttttaaataatgaacTAAGCATTATAGtaatttatctattaaaatattttttactttttaaaaatattaattatataatattgttttaaaataatgaaataaaccAATCAAATTCGTTTCATTTGAATTGGATTCAGAGAATactatcatattattatataagtcATAGccaatacttttattttatgaatattaattattattaaccaaagtattaatatatttaacagaAATAATTGATTACATCATAGAagatttttacttttattttttaaaaaaaaagttttttattcttggaaaaacccaaaatattaaacaagcttccagaatattttgattaattacaAGAATATTATAGTTGACCAGgaaatattatactttttaataactttgattttattcagaaaatatttaataaaatgcaaTACTTTTAAAATACTATAGAGTTTTAAAGAATAAACTTTatcagaaataaaatttaaaattattacacttttaaatttaaaattcaaatatactTATTTGAGATTGTTTGAATAAGTTTAAATCctgaattgataaaatattgttatgttgtgtttaattaattaacatattcaATCTTATTGTTATGTGACTTTTGATATTGATATAGTTAGATCTCTCTAAAAATGAGTTGGATAATAGATTTTGTGCTATTTCATTTGGacaatattaataaacttaattatgttaaaattttgatattataattaataacgCCTTTAAGTAACTTTTGGGAATAAAACGATAACATGGCCCGATTAAGCCGTATTTTGTGGGAATGGTTGACTATCTAAACACacatcatattttataatcaaacaagccctaataattaaattagacttCTTAATTACTCAAATTAATAGAACATTAGCAAATGGCTAATCAAAAGACCCATTGAATCTTGGAGCTTTAATTGCCACGTGGGATTTGCCATTGTTGTAAGTGAAGTAATCCCAAAGagttaattaattcattttttttttatcataatagctatttatttatttattttactttttaaatgtatatattttttctttcatagaTTAATTCATTACATGATTGGTTTCATTTAGaataaaacaaatgaactaAATAAGACAGTTAAGTAAGAATAgtagtttataaaaaatatcatagttCGATTTTAAATGTAAGTAAAATCATTACTGTGTGATTATGctagttttctaaattaaaaaaattaattactttatatttctttttcataatttaattaaaatatgtcaaataacATGTATTTTGACAATTATCTatccaaatttaaattcatCTATTTTGGTTATACTagctttttaaattaaaaatatttaattactttggttttttcattatttatttaaaatatatcaaataacaTCTATGTTGacataattatctattaaaatttggttttggtaaaaaaaaataagtgagttcTAATGATCTAGGCATTacattttcttctttctctttagTAATAATTTCTTACAGGGTTAATGAAACAttggtaataaaaaaataagaatagttatcttatattaatatttaaaaatatatattagctgAATTAAATATTCCTTTGACTGGAATAAAAAGGCAGTAATATATAcgaaaaaggaaaaggaaaataaaGTGTTCATTAAAGTTTTCTAGAgaatttgaaattcaaaaaatgGGTAGCAAAGTCTCAAGAACACTAACAAAATACCCTAATTTTGTAGTCTAATATCAAATGagtcattaaacattaaaaatatcatgtatatttttttttcatagttAGGGTACCATTGAAtactaaattttgaattatttatttggaTATATGACCAATCGTTTATGCCTCAAAGAAGTAGAAAATTTATTAACGaaatcacatttttttacataataatgCACGGTTAACCGTTTCAACAAATAGAGTATCTAAcactttaatttgtataaacCATTCTCAAGGATCCTCGACCCAACAAAAAAGTTATTCTAAAACAAACTAAAACATCAATTCTTATACTCAAAGTTTTGATAAAgatatcaaaatttgaaaaaagagGGTGATTAGACttaatgactaagcataattttaaatatttatttatctttctcctattcattaataatttatctttcttattttttattaataatttatttttacctctccattaataatttatttatattgcaaaattaaagtaaattttattatttatttctttgttaatactttatttatttatttttaaaatgagtaataataagaaaaataaataattcaaatatataaatatataagttttaaatatatatatatatatatatatatatatataatttactcaAAACTTCAGTAGTTGtttatctcttttctctatttaatattattttcatattttattttcttaaatatattataaattcaatcaaTTCACTCAAAATACTATCCTCtcttatattatcatattatgtTACCTCTTATcctaaagtgttttttttttatatgttagaATATTAATAGTTcataatttaagttatatttgtCTTGAATATTATTagttcatatattatatttaataaactaatattcaagataaatataacataaattatgaTTATTAGTATTCAacctagataaaaaaaaatacttttaataaagttaactaatataagtataatatataacattttgagttaaatgattgaatttataatacattcaaaaaattaataaaatatggaaaaaaaacaGTGAAAAAAGATAATACAACTAGTAGAGAGAGTTTgggtaaaaaatatatatataattttaaaaattatatttttatatatttgattatttattttttctattattactcattttaaaaacaaaaataaattattaacgcaaataaataaataaataaatatatatatatatatatatatatatatatatattaatagatgagagaaataattaattaaaaaaaattaagaatttttatatttaattttttattctttaaaatatatattgataaaatataatatttattttaaaacatatatatttttatttaatttattattttgttttactctaattttttttataaataaataagttaaataaaaaaatatataaacatatatttacaaattataaaatagaaataaattattaataaaaaaagaaagaaattattaatgaataggatatagataaataaatatttgaaattatgtttaGTCATTAAGTTTAGTCACCTTTTCACGTCATTTCGGTGCACATTCATTGCAAATTCTTCGTTCCCTCTATCATTactatttccaaaaatactagGTAATTAAAAGGTTTGAAAAAGATTTAAATGGTAACCCGTGTCCAAAACCAAACGATAAGTTCCAACAGACTCAATTGAAACTTTGACATGATTTCCCATAAAGATGtgtttctcaattttttttttatgggttGAGCTGTATGAAATCCCTGCATCGTATTCAAAAAATAAGCTTTAAGCTTATCTTTCTTTTCGAACCAAACTTTACGTTTCGGGCAATCTTTCTGTTAATGCCCTCGCTTTCAGCATAAATGACATTTGTCTTTATCTGGCCCTTCTTGTGGATTTCGACAAAAGATTCTGTCAAATTTAATTTCACTCTTAACCCTGAATAGGGTTTATgtagagtatatatatacatgaacatTCTATAACCTAATGGGCCATATTTCCGGcccatttaatcatatataataatagaatatcaACTAATATAACATAGTCTAACACCCCTCCTCAAGTTGGAGCATGCAAATCACAGATGCCCAACTTGGATCTAAAATGGTCGAATAATTGTTTCCCAAGAGTCTTAGTGAGAATATCAGCCAATTGAGAAGTCGTGGGAACATGGGAAGCAACAATAGTCCCATTCTGGATATGATCTCGTAAGAAATGTAAATCCACTTCAATGTGCTTGCTACGCTCATGAAACACTGGATTATGAGCCATATGAAGAGCTGATTGGCTGTCTGAGTACACATGCATACCCGATTGAGGTACTCAAAGGAACACCATGACCCCTTGTAGCCACTTCAACTCACAAATCAAAGATGATAAAGATTGATACTCAGCCTCAACGGAAGATAAGGCCACAATTGGCTGTTTCTTGGACTTCCAGGACACGAGAGAATAGCCAAGAAACATCAACCACCCAATAAATGATTTCTGAGACTTGGGACAGGATGCCTAGTCCGAATCGCACCATCCAGATAACCGAATATCACAATTACTCCTCAAGAGTATACCCTGTCCTGGGGCATTCTTCAGATATCTCACAACCCATAATGCTGCCTAATAGTGATCCTATAATGGGCCATGCATAAGATAATATATGTACAAAGTAAGCTATATCATGTCTTGTGAAAGACAAATATATCAATCTCCTCACCAACCGTCGATAGCTCTCCGGATCCTCCATCCGCGCACTCACTAACTCCTCCAACCTATGATTATGCTCCATAGGAAAACCAACAGGCTTAGAACCCAGAAAACCACACTCGGAAATAATATCTAGAACGTATTTCCGTTGACACAAAGAAATGCCCTCAGCACTCCTGACAACCTCAACCCCCATAAAGTCCTTCAGATCTCCTAAGTCCTTCATATGAAAACATGATAATAAATATTGCTTGAAGGCCTTTAGTATCCCCAAATCACTCCCTGATACtatcatgtcatccacatatatcaAGACATGTAAGACAACATCACTGCTCACAAAGGAAAAAAGAGAATGATCCGAACAAGACTGAATAAAACCATAAGAAAGCAAGGCAGTTGTCAGTTTGGCAAACCAACAACGAGGCGCCTGTTTCAGTCCATAGAGAGACTTACACAGGCGACACACTTTGTTGGTATGACCGAACTCAATACCTGGTGGTAGGCGCATGTATACTTCCTCTGTCagatcaccatggagaaatgcattATGCACATCCATCTAGTGCAAGTGCCAACCCCGAATAGCAGCAACTGCAAGGAAGGCCCGAACAGTACTCATTTAGACAATTGGAGCAAAGGTCTTAGAGTAGTCAATCCCCTCAAGTTGATGGTTGCCAAAGACAACCAGACGTGCCTTCAAGCGCTCAATTGACCCATTAAAATTGTGCTTGATCTTGTAGATCCAGAGACTGCCCAATGCCTTCTTCCCTTGAGATAAATCTTCCAAACTCCACGTTCCATTGTCCTCCAAGGCTCGTATCTCACTCTGCATGGTTGCACGACATCTAAGATCACGAGAGGCATGTCTGTAAGATTTAGGCTCAACGCCTATAGAAATGGAAGCCAAAAAATTCCAATGTCTCATagagaataaattataactCAAATGATGTGCAAGAGGATACCGAGTACCTGAGGAAGGGTTAGAGCCAGATGAATGATGTCGAAGGGGGTAATATAATCATTCAACCAAGAAGAAGGAGTCCGAGTCCTCATACCTCTGCCCAACTGTGGCTTCTTGACGCTCGACTGTGGCTGTTCAACGCTATACTCGCTCGCCTGCTGCACAACCGGCGAACCAGGCTCCTTAGTAGAGCCCTGTGTATTAGTCTCCTTCACTGAATCCTATGCACCAACCTCTTCGCCCAAAGCCCTCTCTGGCTCATCAGACACCATGAACTATCCTACCGAAACCTGGTCTAGTGCCTCCTCCACAACACTAGTGGGAGGAATAGAGACAGGACAATCCACATGGGCAAAAGGAAAATCATTTTCATAGAAAACAACATCACGAGACATAAAAACCTCCTTAGTTTCCCAATCCAATAACCTCCACCCCTTCTTATCAAGGGGATAACCCCAAAACACACACTTATGACTACGACTAGCAAACTTGTCACGACGAGAGTGTAAATCAAAGGCATAATAGAGGCAACCAAAAACACGCATGTTAGACAGAGTGAGAGCGGTACCATATAACACCTTACAATGAGTACGATAGCCCAAAACACGAGAAGGAGTCTTATTTATCAAGTAGCATGCAGTAAGAACACATTCCCCTAATACTCAATAGGAATAGAACTCTAGAACATGCGCACCTCTAGCCTGCGAACCTCCAGTCGAGGCACCTCCAACCGTCGCGCCTCTACGCCTGGGATCACCACCTCGCCCTTTACGCTGTCGCTCAAAAAACCACTCCGGAAACCGATGCTTATCAAAACAGTCAGCAACATCATGTCCTGTTTCTTACAGTGAGAACACACCAACTTGgatttatcaatcaaattagaAGGGCGAGAAGATAAAGCAAAGAGTTCATGCGAGACGACATTCTAATCAGCATTACGGGCATCCTCAGCTTCACGAAGCGTCTGATAAGCACTGTTCAATGTGGGTGGGGGTTTCTACGCCAATAATGCAGAACGAGTAGCAGAATACTCAGAGCTCAAGCCCCCCCAAAACTGATGATAATGCTCTATATCACGTAAACTCTACAACTGTGTCGGGGGCCTGCCACACTCACATATCGGAAGAAGAAATAAAACAACTTGCTCCTCCCATAGGCATTGTAATACCCCAAAGTAAGAAGAGATGGACATCTTCGCAGACTGgttacaagaagacaattcacGAAGAAAGGAGTTCTGACGGGTTCCATTCGAAACAGCTTAATGCTCCTCAAGTAGACTCCATAAAGGGCCCACCTCATCACAGTAAGGAATCTCACCACGCAACTTAAGATCAATGGTGTTTAATACCCATTGAACTAATATTGCCTAAACAACATGCCAATCCTTCAATAGTGCCAAATCACTCTCTGGTTTCACCACAGTACCATTTAAAAAACCCATCTTACGACCAGCCACCAAAGATAAACGAAACGATTTTGACCACTCAGCATAATTATTATCCTTCAAAACAATAGGAGTAATAACGAGACTGGGCAAATCAATActactaaaaaaaaatgggtcCTTCGGAGACTGGCTTCCACCAGTCGCGCCTGTACGAACCGAACCAGCAACTCCATCGAACGCCGCTTGCT
Proteins encoded:
- the LOC124913440 gene encoding LON peptidase N-terminal domain and RING finger protein 2-like; its protein translation is MGIGCCGTTWGTRRRRTRTTIIEEGPPPIQIEPVDVRRSHPPPFPEILCNGQNPTRTVMNLAAALAAERQIRAGEESDGEDGVEEPMTPPSRRVSLMRLIEESDGVDMVAEGCDSVCCVCMGRKKGAAFIPCGHTFCRVCSRELWVNRGSCPLCNRLIMEILDIF